The Agrococcus carbonis genome has a window encoding:
- the eno gene encoding phosphopyruvate hydratase has product MALIDTLQAREILDSRGNPTVEVEVLLSDGSVGRAAVPSGASTGAFEAYELRDGDSARYLGKGVEQAVDAVNEEIAEAIEGMVADDQRLIDSTLIELDGSDNKKNLGANAILGVSLAVAKAAADSSRLPLFRYLGGPNAFLLPVPMMNVINGGAHADTGVDIQEFMILPIGAESFREGLRWGAETYHTLKSILKEQGLATGLGDEGGFAPDLPSNRTALDLLVQAIEKAGFTPGTDIALGLDVAASEFFENGVYRFEGQDRSSADMADYFAELVDSYPLVTIEDPMDEDDWDGWASITERLDERVQLVGDDLFVTNPERLVDGIERGAANALLVKVNQIGTLSETFDAIRIATQAGYGSVLSHRSGETEDTTIADIAVAVNCGQIKTGAPARSERVAKYNQLLRIEEDLGEAAEYAGAGAYPRFEG; this is encoded by the coding sequence GTGGCACTCATCGACACCCTGCAGGCTCGCGAGATCCTCGACTCCCGCGGCAACCCGACCGTCGAGGTCGAGGTGCTGCTCTCGGACGGCTCGGTGGGCCGCGCGGCAGTGCCCTCGGGCGCCTCGACCGGCGCCTTCGAGGCCTACGAGCTGCGCGACGGCGACAGCGCGCGCTACCTGGGCAAGGGCGTCGAGCAGGCCGTCGACGCCGTGAACGAGGAGATCGCCGAGGCGATCGAGGGCATGGTCGCCGACGACCAGCGACTCATCGACTCGACCCTCATCGAGCTCGACGGCAGCGACAACAAGAAGAACCTCGGCGCCAACGCCATCCTCGGCGTCTCGCTCGCGGTCGCGAAGGCCGCCGCCGACTCGTCGCGCCTGCCGCTGTTCCGCTACCTCGGCGGGCCGAACGCCTTCCTGCTGCCGGTGCCGATGATGAACGTCATCAACGGCGGCGCGCACGCCGACACGGGCGTCGACATCCAGGAGTTCATGATCCTGCCGATCGGCGCCGAGTCGTTCCGCGAGGGCCTGCGCTGGGGCGCCGAGACCTACCACACGCTCAAGTCGATCCTGAAGGAGCAGGGCCTCGCCACCGGGCTCGGCGACGAGGGCGGCTTCGCGCCCGACCTGCCGAGCAACCGCACTGCGCTCGACCTGCTCGTGCAGGCGATCGAGAAGGCCGGCTTCACGCCCGGCACCGACATCGCGCTCGGCCTCGACGTCGCCGCGAGCGAGTTCTTCGAGAACGGCGTCTACCGCTTCGAGGGCCAGGACCGCTCGAGCGCCGACATGGCCGACTACTTCGCCGAGCTCGTCGACTCGTACCCGCTCGTCACGATCGAGGACCCGATGGACGAGGACGACTGGGACGGCTGGGCCTCGATCACCGAGCGCCTCGACGAGCGCGTGCAGCTCGTGGGCGACGACCTGTTCGTCACCAACCCCGAGCGCCTCGTCGACGGCATCGAGCGCGGCGCGGCCAACGCGCTGCTCGTCAAGGTCAACCAGATCGGCACGCTCTCGGAGACCTTCGACGCCATCCGCATCGCGACGCAGGCCGGCTACGGCTCGGTGCTCTCGCACCGCTCGGGCGAGACCGAGGACACGACGATCGCCGACATCGCGGTCGCCGTGAACTGCGGCCAGATCAAGACCGGCGCCCCCGCCCGCAGCGAGCGCGTCGCGAAGTACAACCAGCTGCTGCGCATCGAGGAGGACCTCGGCGAGGCCGCCGAGTACGCCGGCGCGGGCGCCTACCCGCGCTTCGAGGGCTGA
- the mazG gene encoding nucleoside triphosphate pyrophosphohydrolase, translating to MSALDELVAVMARLRAPGGCPWDAEQTHASLVPYVIEEAHELAEAIEARDAGDGDDEHLREELGDVLLQVVFHADIARAEGRFDLDDVARSLTEKLRRRHPHVFADVAVDGVADVVANWDAIKQAEKPQRGSALDGIPAGLPALARAEKLLSRARRAGLVPGEAEAADASAPASEEELGWALLALVRDAAASGLDAERALRGAARELERDLRGVEAARAAGKPSAP from the coding sequence ATGAGCGCCCTCGACGAGCTCGTCGCGGTGATGGCGCGGCTGCGAGCGCCCGGCGGCTGCCCGTGGGACGCCGAGCAGACCCACGCCTCCCTCGTGCCCTACGTCATCGAGGAGGCGCACGAGCTCGCCGAGGCGATCGAGGCGCGCGACGCGGGCGACGGCGACGACGAGCACCTCCGGGAGGAGCTCGGCGACGTGCTGCTGCAGGTCGTCTTCCACGCCGACATCGCGCGCGCCGAGGGCCGCTTCGACCTCGACGACGTCGCCCGCTCGCTCACCGAGAAGCTGCGCCGCCGCCACCCGCACGTGTTCGCCGACGTCGCGGTCGACGGCGTGGCCGACGTCGTCGCCAACTGGGATGCGATCAAGCAGGCCGAGAAGCCGCAGCGCGGCAGCGCGCTCGACGGCATCCCGGCCGGCCTCCCGGCGCTCGCGCGCGCCGAGAAGCTGCTCTCGCGCGCGAGGCGGGCGGGGCTCGTGCCCGGTGAGGCCGAGGCGGCGGATGCGTCGGCCCCGGCCTCCGAGGAGGAGCTCGGCTGGGCGCTCCTCGCGCTCGTGCGCGACGCGGCCGCATCCGGGCTCGACGCGGAGCGCGCGCTCCGCGGCGCGGCGCGCGAGCTCGAGCGCGACCTGCGAGGCGTCGAGGCCGCGCGCGCCGCCGGGAAGCCCTCCGCGCCATGA
- a CDS encoding TetR/AcrR family transcriptional regulator encodes MPKRGVRPVLTPERIVEAAAAVADREGLPGVSMRAVGRELGVEAMSLYHHVAGKEALLDLLAGWIMERIEPPRPGEGWRDGMRRRSRSAREVMRAHPWGLGFVESRRAPNDALLRGHEAVLECLRADGMPVRLAAHAFSVLDAYVYGFVLTEQYLPFQEDGGAEALVAEMALPADRYPRMTELMREVVVGQDYDYGADEFEVGLELVLDALAARLDAERRGGADGPDEPADGTGGR; translated from the coding sequence GTGCCGAAGCGAGGCGTCCGGCCCGTGCTCACGCCCGAGCGCATCGTCGAGGCCGCGGCGGCGGTCGCCGACCGCGAGGGGCTCCCGGGCGTCAGCATGCGCGCGGTCGGGCGCGAGCTCGGCGTCGAGGCGATGTCCCTCTACCACCACGTCGCGGGCAAGGAGGCGCTGCTCGACCTCCTCGCCGGCTGGATCATGGAGCGCATCGAGCCGCCGCGGCCGGGCGAGGGCTGGCGCGACGGCATGCGCCGACGGTCGCGCTCGGCCCGCGAGGTGATGCGCGCGCACCCGTGGGGGCTCGGGTTCGTCGAGTCGCGGCGCGCGCCCAACGACGCGCTGCTGCGCGGCCACGAAGCTGTGCTCGAGTGCCTGCGCGCCGACGGCATGCCCGTGCGGCTCGCCGCCCACGCGTTCTCGGTGCTCGACGCCTACGTCTACGGCTTCGTGCTGACCGAGCAGTACCTGCCCTTCCAGGAGGACGGCGGGGCGGAGGCCCTGGTCGCCGAGATGGCGCTGCCCGCCGACCGCTACCCGCGCATGACCGAGCTCATGCGCGAGGTCGTCGTGGGGCAGGACTACGACTACGGCGCCGACGAGTTCGAGGTCGGGCTCGAGCTCGTGCTCGATGCGCTCGCGGCGAGGCTCGACGCCGAGCGGCGAGGCGGCGCCGACGGCCCCGACGAGCCCGCGGACGGCACGGGTGGGCGGTAG
- a CDS encoding NAD(P)-dependent alcohol dehydrogenase, translating into MRAIVVEQYGPPSVARMADAPDPRASAGQVLVRVRAAGVTTGDARVRGAAFPVGMGWAARLGFGVRGPRRPILGMSFSGEVAAVGEGVRDVAVGDAVAGTTGARFGAHAEFAAVDATRVVPKPDGVSHEAAAAVLFGGLTALHFLDAVGLAAGQRVLVVGASGSVGSSAVQLARIAGARVTAVASARNAELVRRLGAERVVDYARTPVAGLEERFDVILDTVGTLSAASGRPLLRAGGTLVLIAGGLRDMLNVRRDVKTGVAGERPEHMRRLLALLASGELDPVIQETMPLAEIARAYEIVDSRRKVGNVVVAP; encoded by the coding sequence ATGAGAGCCATCGTCGTCGAGCAGTACGGCCCCCCGAGCGTCGCACGCATGGCGGACGCCCCCGATCCCCGCGCTTCCGCCGGCCAGGTGCTCGTCCGGGTGCGCGCGGCAGGCGTCACCACCGGCGATGCGCGGGTGCGCGGCGCCGCGTTCCCCGTCGGCATGGGCTGGGCCGCGCGCCTCGGCTTCGGCGTGCGCGGCCCGCGCCGACCCATCCTCGGCATGTCGTTCTCCGGCGAGGTGGCAGCGGTCGGCGAGGGCGTGCGCGACGTGGCCGTCGGCGACGCCGTCGCCGGCACGACGGGCGCTCGGTTCGGAGCCCATGCCGAGTTCGCGGCCGTCGACGCGACGCGGGTGGTGCCGAAGCCCGACGGCGTCTCGCACGAGGCCGCCGCGGCGGTGCTCTTCGGCGGCCTCACCGCGCTGCACTTCCTCGATGCGGTCGGCCTCGCGGCCGGGCAGCGGGTGCTCGTCGTCGGAGCGTCGGGCTCGGTCGGCTCGAGCGCCGTGCAGCTCGCCCGCATCGCGGGCGCCCGCGTGACGGCTGTCGCGAGCGCGCGGAACGCCGAGCTGGTGCGCAGGCTCGGCGCCGAGCGCGTGGTCGACTACGCGCGCACGCCCGTCGCGGGCCTCGAGGAGCGCTTCGACGTCATCCTCGACACCGTCGGCACGCTCAGCGCGGCGAGCGGGCGGCCGCTGCTGCGCGCGGGAGGCACGCTCGTGCTCATCGCGGGAGGCCTGCGCGACATGCTGAACGTGCGCCGCGACGTCAAGACGGGCGTCGCGGGCGAGCGGCCCGAGCACATGCGGCGCCTGCTGGCGCTGCTCGCATCGGGCGAGCTCGACCCGGTGATCCAGGAGACGATGCCGCTCGCCGAGATCGCGCGCGCCTACGAGATCGTCGACTCGCGACGGAAGGTCGGGAACGTGGTCGTCGCGCCGTAG
- the mfd gene encoding transcription-repair coupling factor codes for MSLQPLLELLERGALAPVVEASTGGALTGIEAMRAPVVAALAARHERPLLVVTATRREAESVRDDLSAWLPEARILDLPAWETLPHERLSPSAETVGQRGATLRAVADRDDSRPTVVVASVRAALQPVADNLLDVEPVELVAGARGVDLATLSRRLVDLAYARVDMVTRRGEFAVRGGIVDVFSPAEDYPVRVELFGDEVEQMRWFHVADQRSDPAPVERVTLPPSRELLLTEAVRARARQLAPEFPGIQQMLEKIAEGMPVEGMESLAPALLPRLVPITHYLPGAAVVVLGPERIRDRVASLNETNQEFLEAAWSVATAGGAAPVDLAGGFLSLDELRASVDAPWWSFSVLAADDLVTAVEGQPVPSFAGRADGAVEHLAERVREGWRVVVTAAGHGMVERAAQVLGEHGVGARVVEALPAELDTGVVHVTQASIEHGFSLPDERIELVSEAEFFGRAVGVDARQSRRLAGRRRSVVDPLQLKAGDYVVHETHGVGRFVELTQRTVSTGGRNPVKTTREYLVIEYAPSKRGRPGDRLSVPTDQLDQLNRYVGGDAPQLSKMGGSDWQQSKAKARKAVREIAVELVQLYSKRMASKGRRFGPDTPWQRELEDAFPYAETPDQLTTIEEVKRDMEREVPMDRLLSGDVGYGKTEVAVRAAFKAVQDGTQVAVLVPTTLLVRQHFETFAARFAGFPVQVRALSRFQTDKEVRETVAGLADGTVDVVIGTHRILSDAVRFKELGLVIIDEEQRFGVEHKEQLKALKTNVDVLSMSATPIPRTLEMAVTGIREMSTLATPPEARHPILTFVGAYNEQQVAAAIRRELLREGQVFFVHNRVSSINRMAAQLAELVPEARIGVAHGKMAESQLERVIVDFWEKQYDVLVSTTIVETGLDIPNANTLIVDHAERYGLSQLHQLRGRVGRGRERAYAYFLYDAEKPLSETAHDRLETIAVHNELGAGMQVALKDLEIRGAGNLLGGEQSGHIAGVGFDLYLRMVGEAVAVFKGEEDEGPRELRLELPVDAVIPEDYVDSERLRLEAYQKLSAAASARDDDAIDHVLDELRDRYGEPPAQVSALVAIARLRRKAQAARLSEVITVGPNLRVGPAELADSVQLRLRRMYPEAKLNTTAKTLVVPIPTAGGGRLAGTQAEPLADADLIAWVDALLTAIFPPPKPEPEAAA; via the coding sequence GTGAGCCTGCAGCCCCTGCTCGAGCTGCTCGAGCGCGGCGCGCTCGCACCGGTCGTCGAGGCCTCGACCGGCGGGGCGCTCACGGGCATCGAGGCGATGCGGGCGCCGGTCGTCGCGGCGCTCGCCGCGCGGCACGAGCGACCGCTGCTCGTCGTCACCGCGACGCGGCGCGAGGCCGAGTCGGTGCGCGACGACCTCTCCGCCTGGCTGCCCGAGGCCCGCATCCTCGACCTGCCCGCGTGGGAGACGCTCCCGCACGAGCGGCTGAGCCCGTCGGCGGAGACCGTCGGCCAGCGAGGCGCGACCCTGCGCGCGGTCGCCGATCGCGACGACTCGCGCCCGACGGTCGTCGTCGCCTCGGTGCGCGCGGCGCTGCAGCCCGTCGCCGACAACCTGCTCGACGTCGAGCCCGTCGAGCTCGTCGCGGGCGCCCGCGGCGTCGACCTCGCGACGCTCTCCCGTCGCCTCGTCGATCTCGCGTACGCGCGCGTCGACATGGTCACGCGGCGCGGCGAGTTCGCGGTGCGCGGCGGCATCGTCGACGTCTTCAGCCCCGCCGAGGACTACCCGGTGCGTGTCGAGCTCTTCGGCGACGAGGTCGAGCAGATGCGCTGGTTCCACGTCGCCGACCAGCGCTCCGACCCCGCGCCGGTCGAGCGCGTGACGCTGCCGCCGAGCCGCGAGCTGCTGCTGACGGAGGCCGTGCGCGCGCGGGCGCGGCAGCTCGCGCCCGAGTTCCCCGGCATCCAGCAGATGCTCGAGAAGATCGCCGAGGGGATGCCCGTCGAGGGCATGGAGTCGCTCGCGCCCGCGCTCCTGCCGCGACTCGTGCCGATCACGCACTACCTGCCCGGCGCCGCTGTCGTCGTGCTCGGGCCCGAGCGCATCCGCGACCGGGTCGCGAGCCTCAACGAGACCAACCAGGAGTTCCTCGAGGCGGCGTGGAGCGTCGCGACCGCCGGGGGAGCGGCGCCCGTCGACCTCGCCGGCGGCTTCCTGAGCCTCGACGAGCTGCGCGCATCCGTCGACGCCCCGTGGTGGAGCTTCTCGGTGCTCGCCGCGGACGACCTCGTGACCGCGGTCGAGGGCCAGCCGGTGCCGAGCTTCGCCGGGCGCGCCGACGGTGCCGTCGAGCACCTCGCCGAGCGCGTGCGCGAGGGCTGGCGCGTGGTCGTGACGGCGGCCGGCCACGGCATGGTCGAGCGCGCGGCGCAGGTGCTCGGCGAGCACGGCGTGGGCGCGCGCGTCGTCGAAGCGCTGCCGGCCGAGCTCGACACGGGCGTCGTGCACGTGACCCAGGCCTCGATCGAGCACGGGTTCTCGCTGCCCGACGAGCGGATCGAGCTCGTGAGCGAGGCCGAGTTCTTCGGCCGCGCCGTCGGCGTCGACGCGCGCCAGTCGCGGCGGCTCGCGGGCCGGCGCCGCTCGGTCGTCGACCCGCTGCAGCTCAAGGCCGGCGACTACGTCGTGCACGAGACGCACGGCGTGGGCCGCTTCGTCGAGCTCACCCAGCGCACCGTCTCGACGGGCGGCCGCAACCCCGTCAAGACCACGCGCGAGTACCTCGTGATCGAGTACGCGCCCTCGAAGCGCGGCCGCCCGGGCGACCGCCTCTCGGTGCCCACCGACCAGCTCGACCAGCTGAACCGCTACGTCGGCGGCGACGCGCCGCAGCTGTCGAAGATGGGCGGCAGCGACTGGCAGCAGTCGAAGGCGAAGGCGCGCAAGGCGGTGCGCGAGATCGCCGTCGAGCTCGTGCAGCTCTACTCGAAGCGCATGGCGTCGAAGGGGCGCCGCTTCGGCCCCGACACCCCGTGGCAGCGCGAGCTCGAGGACGCCTTCCCCTACGCCGAGACCCCCGATCAGCTCACGACGATCGAGGAGGTCAAGCGCGACATGGAGCGCGAGGTGCCGATGGACCGGCTGCTCTCGGGGGACGTCGGCTACGGCAAGACCGAGGTCGCGGTGCGCGCCGCGTTCAAGGCGGTGCAGGACGGCACCCAGGTCGCGGTGCTCGTGCCGACGACGCTGCTCGTGCGGCAGCACTTCGAGACCTTCGCCGCGCGCTTCGCGGGCTTCCCCGTGCAGGTGCGCGCGCTCAGCCGGTTCCAGACCGACAAGGAGGTGCGCGAGACGGTCGCGGGGCTCGCCGACGGCACGGTCGACGTCGTGATCGGCACCCACCGCATCCTCTCGGACGCCGTGCGCTTCAAGGAGCTCGGCCTCGTGATCATCGACGAGGAGCAGCGCTTCGGCGTCGAGCACAAGGAGCAGCTGAAGGCGCTCAAGACCAACGTCGACGTGCTGTCGATGTCGGCGACGCCCATCCCGCGCACGCTCGAGATGGCGGTCACGGGCATCCGCGAGATGTCGACGCTCGCGACGCCGCCCGAGGCGCGGCACCCGATCCTCACGTTCGTCGGCGCCTACAACGAGCAGCAGGTGGCCGCCGCGATCCGCCGCGAGCTGCTGCGCGAGGGCCAGGTCTTCTTCGTGCACAACCGCGTCTCGAGCATCAACCGCATGGCGGCGCAGCTCGCCGAGCTCGTGCCCGAGGCCCGCATCGGCGTCGCGCACGGCAAGATGGCCGAGTCGCAGCTCGAGCGCGTCATCGTCGACTTCTGGGAGAAGCAGTACGACGTGCTCGTCTCGACGACGATCGTCGAGACCGGTCTCGACATCCCGAACGCGAACACCCTCATCGTCGACCACGCCGAGCGCTACGGCCTGAGCCAGCTGCACCAGCTGCGCGGACGCGTCGGCCGCGGGCGCGAGCGCGCGTACGCCTACTTCCTCTACGACGCCGAGAAGCCGCTGTCGGAGACCGCGCACGACCGCCTCGAGACGATCGCGGTGCACAACGAGCTCGGCGCGGGCATGCAGGTGGCGCTGAAGGACCTCGAGATCCGCGGCGCCGGCAACCTGCTCGGCGGCGAGCAGTCGGGCCACATCGCGGGCGTCGGCTTCGACCTCTACCTGCGGATGGTCGGCGAGGCCGTCGCGGTGTTCAAGGGCGAGGAGGACGAGGGGCCGCGCGAGCTGCGCCTCGAGCTGCCCGTCGACGCGGTGATCCCCGAGGACTACGTCGACTCGGAGCGGCTGCGCCTCGAGGCCTACCAGAAGCTCTCCGCCGCAGCGTCGGCGCGCGACGACGACGCGATCGACCACGTGCTCGACGAGCTGCGCGACCGCTACGGCGAGCCGCCCGCGCAGGTCTCGGCCCTCGTCGCGATCGCGCGGCTGCGGCGCAAGGCGCAGGCCGCGCGCCTCTCCGAGGTCATCACCGTCGGGCCCAACCTGCGCGTCGGGCCGGCGGAGCTCGCCGACTCGGTGCAGCTGCGCCTGCGCCGCATGTACCCGGAGGCGAAGCTCAACACGACCGCGAAGACGCTCGTCGTGCCGATCCCGACGGCGGGCGGCGGCCGGCTCGCGGGCACGCAGGCCGAGCCGCTCGCCGACGCCGACCTCATCGCATGGGTCGACGCGCTGCTGACCGCGATCTTCCCGCCGCCGAAGCCCGAGCCGGAGGCCGCGGCATGA
- a CDS encoding histidine--tRNA ligase — MATQVHPPRGMRDFLPVDKRARERVLRVIRGAYQDHGFEEIETPVVEDAERLHAGLGGDNEKLAFAVMRRGLTVDDLREAQAPLELADLGLRFDLTVPLARFIATHRASLPPVFRAIQIAPVWRAERPQRGRYRQFMQCDIDIAGEPGIAAELELLAATGDALTRLGIPDAFIRINDRRILLAALDHAGVAAELHEPALITVDKLDKIGPEGVTAELAERGVDGARLLAVVDAMREGEVPGGIDPAVLEPVRDLLGANVGIRLEFDPTLVRGMGYYTGPIFEIAHPDLPFSIGGGGRYDGMIGRFLGQELPAVGISLGFERLVDLVELPVEPGAETVALLVDKAVEPAAALAIKRDLVAAGQAVRMQRRTKNVTGLLEQLAASGATHFAFVRPGDTAESLEVKPIG, encoded by the coding sequence ATGGCAACCCAGGTGCACCCGCCGCGCGGCATGCGCGACTTCCTGCCCGTCGACAAGCGCGCGCGGGAGCGTGTGCTGCGCGTCATCCGGGGCGCCTACCAGGACCACGGCTTCGAGGAGATCGAGACGCCGGTCGTCGAGGACGCCGAGCGGCTGCACGCGGGCCTCGGCGGCGACAACGAGAAGCTCGCGTTCGCGGTCATGCGCCGCGGCCTCACCGTCGACGACCTGCGCGAGGCCCAGGCGCCGCTCGAGCTCGCCGACCTCGGGCTGCGCTTCGACCTGACGGTGCCGCTCGCGCGCTTCATCGCGACGCACCGCGCGAGCCTGCCGCCGGTGTTCCGCGCCATCCAGATCGCGCCCGTGTGGCGCGCCGAGCGCCCGCAGCGCGGCCGCTACCGCCAGTTCATGCAGTGCGACATCGACATCGCGGGGGAGCCGGGGATCGCCGCCGAGCTCGAGCTGCTCGCCGCCACGGGCGACGCCCTGACGCGCCTCGGCATCCCGGACGCCTTCATCCGCATCAACGACCGCCGCATCCTGCTCGCCGCCCTCGACCACGCGGGCGTCGCGGCCGAGCTGCACGAGCCGGCGCTCATCACGGTCGACAAGCTCGACAAGATCGGGCCGGAGGGCGTGACCGCCGAGCTCGCAGAGCGCGGCGTCGACGGCGCGCGGCTGCTCGCGGTAGTCGACGCGATGCGCGAGGGCGAGGTGCCGGGCGGCATCGACCCCGCCGTGCTCGAGCCCGTCCGCGATCTCCTCGGCGCGAACGTCGGCATCCGGCTCGAGTTCGACCCCACGCTCGTGCGCGGCATGGGCTACTACACCGGCCCGATCTTCGAGATCGCGCACCCCGACCTGCCCTTCTCGATCGGCGGCGGCGGCCGCTACGACGGCATGATCGGCCGCTTCCTCGGGCAGGAGCTGCCGGCCGTCGGCATCTCGCTCGGCTTCGAGCGGCTCGTCGACCTCGTCGAGCTGCCGGTCGAGCCCGGGGCCGAGACGGTCGCGCTCCTCGTCGACAAGGCCGTCGAGCCGGCCGCAGCGCTCGCGATCAAGCGCGACCTCGTCGCGGCCGGGCAGGCCGTGCGCATGCAGCGCCGCACGAAGAACGTGACGGGCCTGCTCGAGCAGCTCGCCGCATCCGGCGCGACCCACTTCGCCTTCGTGCGCCCCGGCGACACGGCCGAGAGCCTCGAGGTCAAGCCGATCGGCTGA
- a CDS encoding septum formation initiator family protein — MPSSQDVALGQLRVSWLLLVVVGLVVAGFVVLAPTVGLLLEQRRDIDALEAQVAAQHENVDSLESEVARWDDPAYIEAQARDRLFFVYPGETSFVLLDDRTTLETAEAEVPSATLEASGSDWPSAAAASFLIAGLTTQAPESTAPAPEPQ; from the coding sequence GTGCCCTCCTCGCAAGACGTCGCCCTGGGGCAGCTGCGCGTGTCGTGGCTGCTGCTGGTCGTCGTCGGCCTCGTGGTGGCGGGCTTCGTCGTGCTCGCCCCGACCGTCGGGCTGCTGCTCGAGCAGCGGCGCGACATCGACGCGCTCGAGGCGCAGGTCGCCGCGCAGCACGAGAACGTCGACAGCCTCGAGTCCGAGGTCGCGCGATGGGACGACCCCGCGTACATCGAGGCGCAGGCGCGCGACCGGCTCTTCTTCGTCTACCCGGGCGAGACGAGCTTCGTGCTGCTCGACGACCGCACCACCCTCGAGACCGCGGAGGCCGAGGTGCCGTCCGCGACGCTCGAGGCCTCCGGCAGCGACTGGCCGTCGGCCGCCGCCGCCTCCTTCCTGATCGCGGGCCTCACGACGCAGGCCCCCGAGTCGACCGCGCCCGCCCCGGAGCCCCAGTGA
- the pth gene encoding aminoacyl-tRNA hydrolase, protein MAQTWLVVGLGNPGPDYARTRHNIGQMVVAELERRAGAKPKRHGRADALVAESRVIGGPKVVTVFPLSYMNRSGGPVSKLMDWYGVDPEHVIVLHDELDLPLGAVRLKQGGGHGGHNGMRDIIAARGPDVLRVRLGIGRPPGRQDAADFVLRPFAKAEQAEADLLVQLGADAVERIIDEGFLAAQQRVHAPA, encoded by the coding sequence ATGGCGCAGACGTGGCTCGTGGTCGGGCTCGGGAATCCCGGGCCCGACTACGCGCGCACGCGCCACAACATCGGCCAGATGGTCGTGGCCGAGCTCGAGCGACGCGCGGGGGCGAAGCCGAAGCGGCACGGTCGCGCCGACGCGCTCGTGGCCGAGTCCCGCGTCATCGGCGGCCCGAAGGTCGTCACGGTCTTCCCGCTCTCGTACATGAACCGCTCCGGCGGACCCGTCTCCAAGCTCATGGACTGGTACGGCGTCGACCCTGAGCACGTCATCGTGCTGCACGACGAGCTCGACCTCCCGCTCGGCGCCGTGCGGCTCAAGCAGGGCGGGGGCCACGGCGGGCACAACGGCATGCGCGACATCATCGCCGCCCGGGGCCCCGACGTGCTGCGCGTGCGGCTGGGCATCGGCCGGCCGCCCGGCAGGCAGGACGCCGCCGACTTCGTGCTGCGCCCGTTCGCGAAGGCCGAGCAGGCCGAGGCCGACCTGCTCGTGCAGCTCGGCGCCGACGCCGTCGAGCGCATCATCGACGAGGGCTTCCTCGCGGCCCAGCAGCGCGTCCACGCCCCGGCATAG
- a CDS encoding DUF1775 domain-containing protein — translation MTASTASAARRRCAATAATALAAAALALAAPAAASAHVHVTPSDTAAGATAELAFSFSHGCDGSPTTAVELAMPDEIASVALIANPGWQVASEVVDGARTVVLTADRPVPDGVRETLEVEVALPDAPDGTVLAFPALQVCEAGETLWGDLDPAADTPAPTLTIGDAGGAHGHGDAPAGADAAGDAAGHGDTDAHAAGAGGGGDAAARADEAGSSPAMATAVAALAIAVAAAALAGFSLLRRRTA, via the coding sequence ATGACCGCATCCACCGCATCCGCCGCCCGCCGCCGCTGCGCGGCGACCGCCGCCACCGCCCTCGCCGCGGCCGCCCTCGCGCTCGCCGCGCCGGCGGCCGCGAGCGCGCACGTCCACGTGACGCCGTCCGACACCGCGGCCGGCGCGACCGCCGAGCTCGCCTTCTCGTTCAGCCACGGCTGCGACGGCTCGCCCACGACCGCTGTCGAGCTCGCGATGCCCGACGAGATCGCGTCGGTCGCGCTCATCGCGAACCCGGGCTGGCAGGTCGCGTCCGAGGTCGTCGACGGCGCGCGCACCGTGGTGCTGACCGCCGACCGGCCCGTGCCCGACGGCGTGCGCGAGACCCTCGAGGTCGAGGTCGCGCTGCCCGACGCGCCCGACGGCACCGTGCTCGCCTTCCCGGCGCTGCAGGTGTGCGAGGCGGGGGAGACGCTGTGGGGCGACCTCGATCCCGCGGCGGACACCCCTGCGCCGACGCTCACGATCGGCGACGCCGGGGGCGCGCACGGCCACGGCGATGCGCCCGCCGGTGCCGATGCGGCAGGCGACGCGGCTGGGCACGGCGACACCGATGCGCATGCCGCAGGCGCAGGCGGCGGCGGGGACGCCGCGGCGCGCGCCGACGAGGCCGGATCGTCGCCCGCGATGGCGACCGCCGTCGCGGCGCTCGCGATCGCGGTCGCGGCGGCTGCGCTCGCCGGGTTCTCGCTGCTGCGCCGGCGCACCGCCTGA
- a CDS encoding DUF501 domain-containing protein — MSARAIEPASERDLEIMALQLGRTMRGVLGVGARCACGAPTVVVTSPRLPDGTPFPTFYYLTHPAATASASRLEADGTMAELQATLERPEVAEAYAAAHAAYLADREAHGHVDEIAGISAGGMPSRVKCLHAVLAHALAAGPGVNPIGDRTLELGDWTPEVCACAPDARGARLAEEHPDER; from the coding sequence GTGAGTGCACGAGCGATCGAGCCCGCGAGCGAGCGCGACCTCGAGATCATGGCGCTGCAGCTGGGCCGCACGATGCGCGGCGTCCTCGGCGTCGGTGCCCGGTGCGCGTGCGGCGCCCCCACCGTGGTCGTGACGAGCCCGCGGCTGCCCGACGGCACCCCGTTCCCGACCTTCTACTACCTCACGCATCCGGCGGCCACCGCATCCGCCTCGCGCCTCGAGGCCGACGGCACGATGGCCGAGCTGCAGGCCACGCTCGAGCGGCCCGAGGTCGCCGAGGCCTACGCGGCCGCCCACGCGGCCTACCTCGCCGACCGCGAGGCGCACGGTCACGTCGACGAGATCGCCGGCATCTCGGCGGGCGGCATGCCCTCGCGCGTCAAGTGCCTGCACGCGGTGCTCGCCCACGCCCTCGCGGCCGGGCCGGGCGTGAACCCCATCGGCGACCGCACGCTCGAGCTCGGCGACTGGACGCCCGAGGTCTGCGCGTGCGCGCCCGACGCTCGCGGCGCGAGGCTCGCCGAGGAGCATCCGGACGAGCGGTAG